A genomic stretch from Dehalococcoidia bacterium includes:
- a CDS encoding SLBB domain-containing protein, whose product MNALVRSATERFESRVAGKTRVVAHVGHCSLSAGADGIVRAIRHQVDDDSTLIVAGCDGVCFAAPSVEVIQPDGSRSYHPNLTTETADFSYLTSAKGSSKTEVESFLSGQIRVSLSDCGSLEAESIEHYLANGGYSAWSEALQSTPESIIDHLKDSRLRGRGGAYFPAGIKWEAARNTRAETRYVVVNCEEGEPGLFKDRHLMEGVPHRIVEGALIAAYAIDSHQIIFYINAEANLSSQRMTMAVEQATELGLIGGDVLGSGFDVQVEIRRGAGGYVCGDETTLLNTVEGYRREPRLRPPFPTEAGLWGQPTVINNAETLANVPYIMSHETDEFTSIGDGDDSGTKIISLSGSVKRPGLVEVPIGTTLREVIYDIGGGIRDDRKLTAIGVGGPSSGVFPPDMLDTPIKPGFLHDAGVMLGAGGVIAIDDSMDVFEVVRNLAQYNADESCGKCTPCREGTPRMVELLDAVVQDGASSDELENLARLVNDSSLCGLGQAAGNPILSGLHFFGDRLPKRQGADG is encoded by the coding sequence ATGAACGCCCTGGTTCGATCTGCCACTGAGCGATTCGAAAGTCGAGTGGCAGGCAAGACCAGGGTGGTGGCGCATGTAGGCCACTGCAGCCTGTCAGCGGGCGCCGATGGAATCGTGCGTGCAATACGTCACCAAGTCGATGACGATTCCACATTGATCGTGGCAGGATGCGACGGTGTCTGCTTCGCAGCTCCTTCAGTTGAGGTCATCCAGCCAGACGGCAGTCGCTCCTATCACCCAAATCTGACGACAGAAACGGCGGACTTTTCGTACCTGACTTCAGCCAAGGGAAGTTCCAAGACTGAAGTAGAGTCCTTCCTATCAGGCCAGATAAGGGTGTCATTAAGCGATTGCGGCAGCCTCGAGGCTGAGTCGATTGAACACTACCTCGCTAATGGCGGTTACTCTGCTTGGTCCGAAGCACTCCAATCTACGCCTGAATCTATCATCGACCATCTGAAGGATTCCCGACTGAGGGGTAGGGGTGGAGCCTACTTCCCCGCTGGGATTAAGTGGGAGGCCGCTCGAAATACTAGGGCCGAAACGAGGTATGTTGTTGTCAACTGCGAGGAGGGCGAACCAGGTCTGTTCAAGGACCGGCACCTCATGGAGGGCGTCCCTCACAGGATAGTTGAAGGCGCGTTGATTGCCGCCTATGCCATAGATTCCCACCAGATCATCTTCTACATCAACGCCGAGGCCAATCTCTCCAGCCAGCGCATGACCATGGCGGTGGAACAGGCAACTGAACTGGGCCTGATCGGAGGGGACGTCCTCGGGTCAGGTTTCGATGTCCAGGTAGAGATCCGACGTGGTGCTGGCGGTTACGTCTGCGGAGACGAGACGACACTGCTCAACACGGTTGAAGGATATCGCCGCGAGCCGCGATTGCGCCCTCCCTTCCCAACAGAAGCAGGACTTTGGGGCCAGCCGACCGTGATAAACAATGCGGAGACGCTTGCCAACGTCCCGTACATAATGAGTCATGAAACTGACGAGTTCACCTCCATCGGGGACGGCGACGACTCGGGAACGAAGATCATCAGTTTGAGTGGTTCGGTCAAAAGACCGGGACTCGTCGAAGTACCGATAGGTACCACGCTGCGGGAAGTCATCTACGACATCGGCGGTGGCATTCGGGACGACCGAAAACTCACCGCGATCGGAGTAGGTGGTCCCTCCAGTGGTGTGTTCCCTCCCGACATGCTTGACACACCTATCAAGCCGGGCTTCCTGCATGACGCTGGCGTCATGCTTGGAGCTGGTGGGGTTATTGCAATCGATGACTCGATGGACGTATTCGAAGTCGTTCGAAACCTGGCGCAATATAATGCCGATGAGTCGTGCGGCAAGTGCACACCATGTCGCGAAGGCACACCGAGAATGGTTGAGCTGCTGGATGCGGTGGTACAGGACGGAGCCTCTTCTGACGAGTTGGAGAACTTGGCCAGACTCGTTAACGATAGCTCTCTGTGCGGATTGGGGCAGGCGGCCGGAAATCCTATACTGAGCGGGCTGCACTTCTTCGGTGACAGGTTACCCAAGCGTCAAGGAGCTGATGGATGA
- a CDS encoding dihydroxy-acid dehydratase, translating to MAEHENGSKLRSSEWFDTPELYGWLRRAAFMAEGYGPEAYEGRPIIGICNSWSELTHCNAHLRTLAEAVKRGVWQAGGFPMEFPVMSLGEYNMRPTTMLFRNLMSMEVEESIRANPLDGVVLLGGCDKTTPALLMGAASADIPSIMVTGGPQLKANWRGEELGSCTDCRRYEVELRAGRITEDDWAELQTCIVRSPGHCMVMGTASTMASVSEAMGIALPGNGAIPAVDSRRLRLSELAGRQIVELVRKDIRPSHIMTRQAFENGIRTLHAMGGSTNAVIHLTAIAGRLGIDLPGTLFDDLSRTTPFLLNLKPSGRYLMEDFHNAGGVGALLKEISPLLHTDSITATGLTLEQNFKYAINYDQDVIRTLDNPMNPEGGLAVLTGSLAPTGALIKPTAASETLMTHEGRAIVFEDHDDLFDRIDDPDLDVTPQDVLVMRSSGPIGGPGMPEWGFLPLPKKILASGIRDMVRLSDARMSGTAFGTVVVHVTPESAAGGPLAAVRNGDRIKLDVPSRSLDLLVEDREVKRRLAESPPVRPVHKRGYTSMYSQHVMQADSGCDFDFLLAAAD from the coding sequence ATGGCCGAACATGAAAACGGTTCCAAGCTGCGATCGAGTGAGTGGTTCGATACTCCCGAGTTGTATGGATGGCTGCGTCGTGCAGCTTTCATGGCAGAAGGGTACGGGCCGGAGGCGTACGAAGGCAGGCCGATTATCGGCATCTGCAACTCGTGGAGCGAACTGACCCACTGCAACGCGCACCTGCGGACTCTCGCCGAGGCTGTGAAACGCGGCGTGTGGCAGGCTGGCGGATTCCCCATGGAATTCCCTGTTATGTCGCTGGGTGAGTACAACATGCGCCCTACGACGATGCTGTTCAGAAACCTGATGAGCATGGAAGTTGAAGAATCAATACGGGCCAATCCCTTGGATGGCGTTGTACTTCTCGGCGGCTGCGACAAGACGACCCCTGCCCTGCTCATGGGCGCTGCCAGCGCGGACATCCCGTCCATTATGGTCACCGGAGGTCCACAGCTGAAGGCCAACTGGCGTGGCGAGGAACTTGGCTCCTGTACCGACTGCCGACGCTACGAGGTAGAGCTCCGAGCTGGCAGGATCACTGAGGATGACTGGGCGGAACTCCAGACCTGCATCGTCCGTAGTCCCGGACACTGCATGGTGATGGGGACTGCATCCACGATGGCCTCTGTTTCTGAGGCAATGGGGATCGCCCTCCCAGGTAACGGCGCCATTCCGGCGGTCGACTCCCGCAGGCTTCGACTCTCAGAGTTGGCCGGACGTCAGATAGTTGAACTGGTGCGAAAGGACATTCGGCCGTCCCACATTATGACTAGGCAGGCGTTCGAGAATGGCATTCGGACCCTGCACGCCATGGGAGGCTCCACCAACGCGGTGATTCACCTCACGGCGATAGCAGGAAGACTAGGAATCGATCTTCCTGGCACCCTCTTCGACGATCTTTCCCGTACAACCCCTTTCCTGTTGAACCTGAAGCCGTCAGGCCGTTACCTGATGGAAGACTTCCACAACGCGGGCGGAGTTGGCGCTCTGCTGAAGGAGATCTCTCCTCTCCTGCACACGGACTCCATAACGGCCACTGGCCTGACCCTCGAACAGAACTTCAAGTATGCGATCAACTACGATCAGGATGTGATTCGCACCCTGGACAATCCCATGAACCCGGAAGGCGGCCTCGCAGTCCTGACAGGCTCTCTGGCACCAACCGGGGCTCTGATCAAGCCTACTGCCGCCTCTGAGACTCTGATGACCCACGAGGGCCGAGCCATAGTCTTCGAGGACCACGACGACCTGTTCGACCGCATCGACGATCCGGACCTCGACGTCACTCCCCAGGATGTACTGGTGATGCGCTCAAGCGGGCCGATTGGTGGTCCTGGCATGCCCGAGTGGGGGTTCCTGCCTTTGCCAAAGAAGATCCTCGCCTCCGGAATTCGCGACATGGTGCGATTGAGCGATGCCAGGATGAGCGGCACGGCTTTCGGGACTGTTGTCGTACACGTCACGCCAGAATCTGCTGCAGGAGGCCCGCTTGCCGCAGTCAGGAACGGTGACCGTATCAAACTCGACGTACCCAGTCGGAGTTTGGACCTTCTCGTCGAAGATCGCGAAGTCAAGCGGCGACTTGCAGAGTCACCCCCTGTCAGGCCAGTCCACAAGCGCGGCTACACTTCGATGTATTCACAGCACGTGATGCAGGCCGACAGCGGCTGCGACTTCGACTTCCTTCTGGCAGCCGCTGACTAG
- a CDS encoding NAD(P)H-dependent oxidoreductase subunit E, translating to MPTDRNSLRRELRERFPRNHGQLLPALHYLHHEFGHLPDWAMEVVGWHLGIPSSEVYGAATSYTELRIVKPNSTVVRVCGALSCAAAGSIQILDAIASELDGHPDAPSGAVTLTLEQVPCGFLCAMAPAIEVNGQWHGRLDSESALEIVRGAVGG from the coding sequence TTGCCGACCGACCGAAACTCTTTACGACGCGAGTTGCGTGAGCGGTTTCCTCGAAACCACGGCCAACTCCTGCCTGCCCTTCACTATCTTCATCACGAGTTCGGCCACTTGCCTGACTGGGCGATGGAAGTAGTAGGCTGGCACCTGGGAATTCCCTCTTCGGAAGTGTATGGGGCCGCGACCTCTTACACAGAATTGCGAATCGTAAAGCCCAACTCCACGGTCGTAAGAGTTTGTGGAGCCCTGAGTTGTGCAGCAGCAGGGTCGATCCAGATTCTGGATGCCATCGCTTCCGAACTTGACGGTCATCCTGACGCTCCCTCAGGTGCCGTTACCTTGACTCTTGAACAGGTACCATGCGGGTTCTTGTGTGCAATGGCCCCAGCCATAGAGGTCAACGGGCAATGGCACGGGCGTCTTGACTCGGAATCAGCACTGGAGATTGTACGGGGTGCTGTGGGTGGTTAA
- a CDS encoding 3-isopropylmalate dehydrogenase, with translation MSHYKVAVIRGDGIGIEVIEEGIKVLDAVGQEYGISWTWNEYPWGSEYYREHGVVMPSDGLDTLTESDVIFLGAVGHPDFQDHITLGGLLLPIRRSFDQYVCERPSVLYEGIDSPIKGYSAGDIDMVVVRENTEGEYADVGGFLYPDFPEEVGIQSAVFTRKGCERIIRHAFEVARRRNKAKHVTSITKSNALGYGMLVWDRAFERVAEDYPDIGTNSLLVDAACMDFIRRPESFDVVVGSNLFGDILTDIGAIITGSMGLAPSGNIDPDRRYPSMFEPVHGSAPDITGQGIANPLATILSGAMMLRHLGEDAAADSVEKGSLNVVALGETITPDLGGNSSTQDVGDAVVSALT, from the coding sequence TTGTCACACTACAAGGTAGCGGTCATCAGGGGTGATGGCATCGGAATTGAGGTAATCGAAGAGGGAATCAAGGTACTTGATGCCGTCGGGCAGGAGTACGGAATCAGTTGGACATGGAACGAGTATCCGTGGGGCAGCGAGTACTATAGGGAGCATGGCGTGGTCATGCCTTCGGATGGTCTGGATACACTTACCGAGTCTGACGTCATATTCCTCGGCGCGGTAGGACATCCCGACTTCCAAGACCACATAACTCTCGGGGGACTCCTGCTTCCCATTCGACGGTCATTCGACCAGTACGTGTGCGAGCGGCCCAGCGTGCTCTACGAGGGCATAGATTCACCCATCAAGGGCTATTCGGCTGGCGACATCGACATGGTAGTCGTACGTGAGAACACCGAGGGCGAGTACGCTGACGTCGGAGGGTTCCTGTATCCAGACTTCCCAGAAGAGGTTGGAATTCAGTCTGCTGTTTTCACCCGGAAGGGCTGCGAACGAATCATCAGACATGCGTTCGAGGTCGCTCGAAGGAGAAACAAGGCGAAGCACGTTACCTCGATCACGAAGTCAAACGCTCTCGGATACGGAATGTTGGTATGGGACAGGGCATTCGAGCGGGTCGCTGAAGACTATCCCGACATCGGGACGAACTCGCTGCTCGTGGACGCGGCCTGCATGGACTTCATACGAAGGCCAGAGTCATTCGACGTGGTGGTCGGGAGCAACCTGTTCGGAGACATCCTGACGGACATCGGGGCAATCATCACGGGTAGCATGGGGCTCGCCCCAAGTGGAAATATAGACCCGGACAGACGTTACCCCTCGATGTTCGAGCCGGTCCACGGTTCCGCCCCGGACATCACTGGGCAGGGGATCGCCAACCCACTCGCAACAATTCTGTCGGGAGCGATGATGCTAAGGCACCTGGGAGAGGATGCCGCGGCCGATTCGGTTGAAAAGGGGTCGCTAAACGTGGTCGCCCTGGGTGAGACAATAACGCCTGACCTGGGAGGAAACTCCAGCACACAGGACGTCGGCGACGCTGTCGTTTCGGCACTGACCTGA
- the fdhF gene encoding formate dehydrogenase subunit alpha, with protein MSVTLSVNGNNVTVNDGSSVLDAINQSGTYISQLCKDPDMKPIGACRTCLVGIDGVRGFPASCSVPAVEGMVVETETDRARDLRRGVLELTMSMFPDSDENTNGNHKELSIAAKHHGLDVSQWEGRPRQPVDVSNPVFDIAMDSCIMCGRCAQACQDGHQFIGAIDILGRGTEARIGTFMDRPLVESVCTTCGSCLASCPTGAIRVKNDPPETARTVTTTCPYCGVGCGIQAKVDINDNIIEILDDPDNQSSLGMLCVKGRFGFSFVNHPDRIKKPLIRKEGEFVEVDWDEALDYVVERLAEYRGDSFGTLASAKATNEDGFIQQKFARLVMGSNHIDHCTRLCHSPSVEAMLTSLGSGATSNSYIDYEEAGCLIIIGSDANSNHPVAASRMRRAVVERGAKLIIINPRRIDMCDYADLWLRPRPGTDVALLNAMAKVIVDEGLADSTFVTDRTEGYEEWWSTAQKYDLDYAEKITGVTADDIAEAARIYASPPFSGSCLIWGMGITQHTMGTANAHGLLNLALVAGQLGRPGSGISPLRGQNNVQGCGDSGCVPNSFPGYQPIGEESLEKFQAAWSNQPLPPDPGLVITEMVPAMDTGRIKAMYVTGENPLLSEPDLSHAEEMFKKLDFLVVQDIFMHETAQIADVVLPATSFAEKDGTFTNSERRVQRVRKAVEPVGESKADWEIIRDVALRMSSRLGLELEHEFDYSHPSEIFDEMATLMPIIAGISYDRLENEGGIQWPCPTPDHPGTRFLYESDFPRGPRAKFVGFDQGPVAAETPSARFPLILNTGRVLYHWHGGTITRRADNLLARSPELTVGMNPADGEKYGIADGEWIRVRSRRGDLEARTVYTERQRIGEIFVPFVKLQEHAANFLTNSALDPNSRIPEYKVCAVRVDPVGEDRGVTANRKPVATG; from the coding sequence ATGAGCGTCACACTCTCAGTCAATGGCAACAATGTCACCGTGAACGACGGCTCGTCAGTCTTGGACGCAATTAACCAATCGGGTACCTATATCTCGCAACTCTGCAAGGACCCTGACATGAAGCCCATCGGCGCGTGCAGGACCTGCCTTGTAGGTATCGATGGAGTGCGCGGATTCCCGGCGTCTTGTTCCGTCCCTGCGGTCGAAGGCATGGTAGTTGAAACTGAGACTGACAGGGCGCGTGACCTCAGGCGCGGAGTCCTAGAACTCACTATGTCTATGTTCCCAGACTCGGATGAGAACACCAACGGGAATCATAAAGAGCTTTCGATCGCTGCTAAGCATCACGGACTTGATGTGTCTCAGTGGGAAGGTCGTCCTCGCCAGCCCGTCGACGTTTCCAACCCCGTTTTCGACATCGCGATGGACTCATGCATTATGTGTGGACGCTGCGCACAGGCGTGCCAGGACGGTCACCAGTTCATTGGGGCGATCGACATTCTGGGACGAGGTACCGAAGCCAGAATCGGCACCTTCATGGACCGCCCTCTCGTCGAGTCGGTCTGCACGACGTGTGGCTCCTGCCTCGCCTCCTGCCCGACTGGTGCGATTCGTGTTAAGAATGATCCCCCTGAAACGGCGCGGACCGTAACGACGACGTGCCCATACTGCGGTGTGGGATGCGGCATCCAGGCCAAGGTAGACATCAACGACAACATAATCGAAATCCTGGATGACCCCGACAACCAGTCGTCGCTCGGGATGCTCTGCGTGAAGGGCAGGTTCGGGTTCTCATTCGTTAACCACCCGGACCGCATCAAGAAGCCTCTCATTCGCAAAGAAGGCGAATTCGTCGAAGTCGATTGGGACGAAGCGCTCGACTACGTTGTAGAACGGCTGGCTGAATACCGCGGAGACTCCTTTGGAACTCTCGCATCAGCAAAGGCAACGAACGAAGACGGTTTCATACAGCAGAAGTTTGCCCGACTCGTCATGGGCAGCAATCACATCGACCACTGCACAAGACTGTGTCACTCGCCATCGGTAGAGGCCATGCTGACCTCACTGGGAAGTGGAGCTACATCTAACTCCTACATCGACTACGAGGAAGCCGGATGCCTGATCATAATTGGCTCGGATGCCAATTCCAACCACCCCGTGGCTGCTTCTAGGATGAGGCGTGCGGTCGTTGAACGTGGGGCGAAGTTGATCATCATCAACCCTCGTCGCATCGATATGTGCGACTACGCCGACCTCTGGCTTAGGCCTCGCCCGGGTACCGACGTTGCTCTACTCAATGCCATGGCCAAGGTGATTGTGGACGAGGGACTTGCTGATTCCACCTTCGTTACTGACCGGACTGAAGGCTACGAAGAGTGGTGGAGCACCGCCCAAAAGTACGACCTCGACTACGCTGAGAAGATAACCGGGGTGACGGCAGACGACATAGCTGAGGCTGCCCGCATCTATGCGAGTCCCCCATTCAGTGGCTCGTGTCTTATCTGGGGTATGGGCATAACCCAGCATACTATGGGGACTGCGAACGCGCACGGCTTGTTGAACCTCGCCCTTGTAGCAGGTCAACTTGGTCGGCCGGGCTCCGGCATCTCGCCGCTCAGGGGCCAAAACAACGTACAGGGGTGCGGGGACTCTGGCTGCGTACCGAACTCATTCCCAGGCTATCAGCCCATCGGTGAGGAGTCGCTTGAAAAGTTCCAGGCTGCCTGGAGCAACCAGCCTCTGCCTCCCGATCCCGGACTCGTCATTACAGAGATGGTCCCGGCAATGGACACCGGTCGAATAAAGGCGATGTACGTCACAGGTGAGAACCCGTTGCTGAGCGAGCCGGACCTGAGTCACGCTGAAGAGATGTTCAAGAAGCTGGACTTCCTGGTCGTTCAGGACATTTTCATGCACGAAACAGCGCAGATTGCTGACGTCGTTCTGCCAGCTACGTCCTTCGCTGAGAAAGATGGCACGTTCACAAACAGCGAACGTAGAGTCCAGCGTGTACGAAAGGCAGTCGAGCCCGTCGGCGAGAGCAAAGCGGATTGGGAGATAATCAGAGACGTTGCCCTGCGCATGAGTTCGAGGCTTGGCCTGGAGCTTGAGCACGAGTTCGACTACAGCCACCCGTCCGAGATATTCGACGAGATGGCAACGCTTATGCCGATCATCGCAGGCATCTCATATGACCGCCTCGAAAACGAGGGCGGAATTCAGTGGCCCTGCCCCACTCCAGATCATCCGGGCACGCGTTTCCTGTATGAGTCCGATTTCCCTCGGGGGCCAAGGGCGAAGTTCGTCGGATTTGACCAGGGCCCTGTTGCCGCCGAGACACCGTCGGCAAGATTCCCGCTGATTCTGAACACGGGAAGGGTCCTCTACCACTGGCATGGCGGCACGATCACTAGGCGCGCGGACAATCTGTTGGCTCGCTCTCCTGAACTGACAGTAGGCATGAATCCCGCTGATGGCGAGAAGTACGGCATAGCCGACGGCGAGTGGATTCGAGTCAGGTCGCGCCGGGGCGATCTGGAGGCGCGGACGGTCTACACAGAGAGACAGCGCATCGGCGAGATCTTCGTTCCATTCGTGAAGCTCCAGGAGCACGCCGCCAATTTCCTAACCAACTCTGCGCTGGACCCTAATTCCAGGATTCCTGAGTACAAAGTCTGCGCCGTGCGAGTTGACCCAGTTGGCGAAGACAGGGGTGTTACAGCGAATCGCAAACCCGTGGCAACCGGATGA
- a CDS encoding amidohydrolase family protein, protein MTLIKGGTAVTPSGVGEFDIWISGETIQAVTEPGAIPAGDELIIDATGKLVVPGGIEPHAHIGGPRQPERSGAEPVSKAAVWGGTTTVLDFATQVPGHDLRHALGEAAERWEGNAYTDYSYHPIFTNGATRAHINQIPELIEEGFPSFKIFTTSIRPPSPQMQNNKTDFGRLAIIMDRVTEGGGILLVHSEDDDMVHFNYDNAQEDGLWDWWNMHHIHSNLSEDVSFRRVLRLATKKKCPVYFVHVSAQEGVEAVGQARMLGLPIYGETLHNYACFNAENYREDYGMKYHTYPSLKQEDDRSSLWQGLLDGRLSTVATDLVSTTWEEKTRFKTVADVTGGHNGIETRMGIAYSVGVAELGMSLERFVDITSTNAAKIFGMYPKKGAIAPGSDADICIMDTTWDRPLTLDDLHLEDYSIWEGWHVKGWPETVLLRGNVMIENRSLKGNPDVGNLLSRSIPSEVLQKPIC, encoded by the coding sequence ATGACGCTCATCAAGGGAGGAACGGCAGTCACACCATCAGGAGTTGGTGAGTTCGACATCTGGATTTCTGGCGAAACTATTCAGGCTGTCACGGAACCCGGTGCGATTCCAGCCGGCGACGAGCTGATCATAGATGCGACGGGCAAGTTGGTCGTTCCTGGAGGAATCGAACCTCACGCTCATATTGGGGGACCACGTCAGCCAGAACGCTCCGGGGCCGAACCAGTTTCCAAGGCCGCGGTTTGGGGTGGAACGACAACGGTTCTGGACTTCGCCACTCAAGTTCCCGGGCACGACCTGCGCCACGCACTTGGGGAAGCTGCGGAGAGGTGGGAAGGCAACGCCTACACTGATTACTCTTATCATCCTATCTTTACGAACGGAGCCACCAGGGCTCACATCAACCAGATACCTGAACTGATTGAAGAGGGATTCCCTAGCTTCAAGATATTTACCACGTCCATACGTCCGCCCAGCCCTCAGATGCAGAACAACAAGACCGACTTCGGTCGGCTTGCCATCATCATGGATAGGGTCACCGAGGGAGGCGGGATCCTGCTCGTCCACTCAGAGGACGACGATATGGTCCACTTCAACTACGACAACGCCCAGGAGGACGGTCTGTGGGACTGGTGGAATATGCACCATATCCACTCAAACCTGTCAGAGGACGTGTCCTTCCGACGTGTTCTCCGGCTCGCAACCAAGAAGAAGTGTCCTGTTTACTTCGTCCATGTGAGCGCCCAAGAAGGGGTGGAGGCCGTCGGTCAAGCCAGGATGCTGGGATTGCCGATTTACGGTGAGACCCTGCACAACTACGCCTGCTTCAATGCCGAGAACTACCGTGAAGATTACGGTATGAAGTACCACACGTATCCCTCACTTAAGCAAGAGGACGACAGAAGCTCACTTTGGCAGGGGTTGCTTGACGGCCGGCTGTCAACCGTTGCGACGGACCTGGTCTCGACCACCTGGGAGGAGAAGACCCGATTCAAGACTGTCGCGGATGTTACCGGCGGCCACAACGGCATCGAGACCCGCATGGGGATTGCCTACTCGGTCGGTGTTGCAGAGCTTGGCATGAGCCTTGAGCGATTCGTTGACATCACATCCACGAACGCCGCCAAGATCTTTGGAATGTACCCGAAGAAGGGAGCGATCGCGCCGGGGTCTGATGCCGACATCTGCATCATGGACACGACATGGGACAGGCCGTTGACACTAGACGACCTTCATCTCGAGGACTACTCCATATGGGAAGGCTGGCACGTCAAGGGCTGGCCGGAAACCGTGCTTCTCAGGGGCAACGTGATGATCGAGAACCGCAGCCTGAAAGGAAATCCCGACGTAGGGAACCTTCTGTCCCGCTCCATCCCTTCCGAGGTGCTGCAGAAGCCAATTTGCTAG
- a CDS encoding aldehyde ferredoxin oxidoreductase family protein, producing the protein MYGYHGRVLVVDLSERTSSREPLDESELRRFIGGTGLASYLLYTHCPPSADPMGPDNPLIFACSPLVGSRLTTSSKFAVAAKSPLTGLIGDSLSSSFLAVELKRTGVDALVVKGASSHPAILVLEDDDVRFEDASDLMGMSTLDTEKEIRQDLGRRFRVACIGPAGEHGVRYASIANDGGRQAGRTGTGAVMGSKNLKAIAVRGRNPAPVFDAASLNVVGRDLSTRSLGPATEKYRTTGTMANIAVFDRLGTLPTRNFQQSTFDMTDEVSGEAMYSGHFVKNAHCANCTIGCEKILTVGDGSGKSTGRMEYESAFALGPLVGVGDRETIIRASHYCDEMGMDTISAGGTIAWAMECFERGILTLDDTDGLDLRFGNADALLPCLEAIATKSGNLGRLLAEGSKTASETVGQGTEAWAMHVKGLEMPGYEPRSLQTMALALAVSTRGACHNRSSAYEADFSNRVNRMEADVARGRITADGEDFSAVLDSLIWCKFLRKAFDDFWEESANSLSLITGWDVRADELKKAGERINNLKKQFNVREGWTREDDTLPERVLTEPLPDGVGAGVGLCEEDLQMMVSAYYLARGWNPDGTIPSSKLLELEIGDLRISRETAGAIGQ; encoded by the coding sequence GTGTACGGCTATCACGGCAGAGTGCTCGTAGTCGACCTCTCAGAACGCACCTCCAGCCGTGAGCCTCTTGATGAGTCGGAACTCAGGCGATTCATAGGGGGGACCGGACTGGCCAGCTACTTGCTGTACACGCACTGCCCTCCGAGTGCAGACCCGATGGGCCCTGACAACCCGCTGATTTTCGCCTGCAGCCCCCTTGTCGGCAGCAGGTTGACCACCTCAAGCAAATTCGCGGTGGCCGCAAAGTCGCCGTTGACCGGGTTGATCGGTGACTCACTCAGCTCCAGCTTCCTGGCAGTAGAACTGAAGCGCACAGGGGTTGACGCACTCGTTGTAAAGGGAGCTAGCTCCCACCCTGCAATCCTCGTGCTGGAGGACGACGATGTCCGCTTCGAGGATGCATCGGACTTGATGGGGATGAGCACCCTCGACACCGAGAAGGAAATCAGGCAAGACCTTGGGCGGCGATTCAGAGTTGCGTGCATAGGGCCAGCCGGTGAGCACGGCGTTCGCTATGCGAGCATCGCCAATGACGGCGGGAGACAGGCGGGACGCACTGGAACCGGAGCAGTCATGGGGTCAAAGAACCTCAAGGCTATTGCCGTCAGGGGCCGCAATCCGGCGCCTGTGTTCGACGCTGCGAGTCTCAATGTGGTCGGACGTGACCTTTCAACTCGTAGTCTTGGGCCAGCCACCGAGAAGTATCGCACTACCGGCACTATGGCAAACATTGCGGTGTTTGACAGACTTGGCACGCTGCCTACCCGTAACTTCCAGCAGTCCACGTTCGACATGACTGATGAGGTTAGTGGCGAGGCCATGTACAGCGGTCACTTCGTCAAGAACGCTCACTGCGCCAACTGCACCATAGGATGCGAGAAGATCCTTACAGTCGGTGACGGATCAGGCAAATCCACCGGTCGGATGGAATATGAGAGCGCCTTTGCATTGGGGCCACTAGTAGGCGTCGGTGACCGTGAAACGATTATTCGCGCGTCCCACTACTGTGATGAAATGGGCATGGACACCATTAGTGCAGGTGGAACGATCGCCTGGGCAATGGAGTGCTTCGAACGTGGCATCCTGACCCTTGATGACACTGATGGACTTGATCTGAGATTCGGCAACGCGGACGCACTTCTGCCATGTCTGGAGGCGATAGCTACAAAGTCAGGCAATCTTGGCAGACTCCTTGCTGAGGGATCGAAGACCGCCTCCGAGACCGTTGGTCAGGGCACTGAGGCCTGGGCAATGCACGTTAAGGGCCTGGAGATGCCTGGCTACGAGCCCCGTAGTCTTCAGACGATGGCCCTGGCACTTGCGGTAAGCACCAGGGGCGCCTGCCACAATAGGTCGTCCGCGTATGAGGCGGATTTTTCCAACCGCGTTAATCGCATGGAGGCCGATGTCGCAAGAGGCAGGATCACCGCCGACGGTGAAGACTTCTCCGCAGTGCTCGATTCCCTGATCTGGTGCAAGTTCCTCCGCAAGGCATTCGACGACTTCTGGGAAGAGTCAGCGAACTCTCTCAGTCTGATCACAGGTTGGGACGTGCGGGCAGATGAGCTTAAGAAGGCCGGCGAGCGAATTAACAACCTGAAGAAGCAGTTCAACGTCAGGGAGGGCTGGACTCGTGAAGACGATACCCTCCCCGAGCGCGTACTTACTGAGCCTCTTCCAGATGGCGTGGGGGCTGGGGTCGGACTGTGCGAAGAAGATCTGCAGATGATGGTGTCAGCCTACTATCTAGCCCGAGGATGGAATCCTGACGGCACTATTCCCAGCAGTAAATTACTCGAACTCGAAATAGGAGATCTTCGTATATCGCGTGAGACGGCTGGCGCTATTGGTCAGTAG